The following are encoded together in the candidate division KSB1 bacterium genome:
- a CDS encoding porin family protein yields MRTTAKLSVAVAVLTVAALPTLAQEGGWGSVSFGLQAGFSKLEGDLEHPRLCPTIGGQVEYAPVPYFGLRVAASYAILNSRDYAERAALQWDKTIAMPVDGEMVFRLFPLKSVTPYASLGAGALYWRSTQAGTGTIRKGWDAFGKVGGGLQFRLAEVLAFSIGTDVRVIAVDALENRESGDETDGILFPHARLSFSFPTRDRNDRDHDGVPRELDLDDSIAEDDDGYLDHDGLPEENPDFARYYHGKMKLVEEAREIARQEAVPQNKPVVIHHPIRRAEWHHSLKLVADVYADSLMLCAALYRPEPDAKWSVVPMLPHPSVPFRYEASLPDSVVHSGLSYLVAAVNADKTSIGYSGLPRRPLQVKVFSHASRWRRVGGTVAALGWSAAGFWVLRRQK; encoded by the coding sequence ATGCGCACCACAGCCAAGCTCTCCGTTGCCGTGGCCGTGCTGACCGTTGCCGCCTTGCCCACACTGGCGCAAGAGGGTGGGTGGGGGAGCGTCAGCTTTGGGCTGCAGGCAGGCTTCAGCAAGCTGGAAGGGGACCTGGAACATCCCCGCTTATGTCCCACCATCGGCGGCCAGGTTGAGTACGCTCCTGTACCGTATTTCGGCCTCCGCGTGGCTGCCTCATACGCCATTTTGAACAGCCGCGATTATGCCGAGCGCGCCGCGCTGCAGTGGGACAAGACGATTGCCATGCCGGTGGACGGGGAGATGGTTTTCCGGCTTTTCCCCCTGAAATCGGTGACCCCGTACGCGAGCCTCGGTGCGGGAGCACTTTACTGGCGCTCCACGCAGGCGGGCACGGGTACCATCAGGAAAGGGTGGGACGCGTTCGGGAAAGTCGGAGGCGGCCTGCAGTTCCGCCTCGCTGAGGTGCTGGCCTTTTCCATCGGCACCGACGTGCGGGTAATTGCAGTGGACGCGCTTGAAAACCGGGAGAGCGGCGACGAGACTGACGGCATCCTCTTTCCGCACGCCCGCTTGAGCTTTTCCTTCCCCACGCGCGACAGGAACGACCGTGACCACGACGGCGTGCCCCGCGAGCTGGACCTCGACGACAGCATCGCGGAGGACGACGACGGCTACCTGGACCACGACGGCCTGCCGGAGGAAAATCCTGACTTTGCTCGCTACTACCACGGCAAGATGAAGCTGGTGGAAGAAGCGCGCGAGATCGCCCGCCAGGAAGCGGTACCGCAGAACAAGCCGGTGGTCATCCACCACCCGATCCGCCGGGCAGAGTGGCACCACTCCTTGAAGCTGGTCGCAGACGTGTACGCAGACAGTCTCATGCTGTGCGCCGCCCTGTACCGGCCAGAGCCAGACGCCAAGTGGTCAGTGGTGCCCATGCTCCCTCATCCTTCCGTGCCTTTCCGGTATGAGGCTTCCCTGCCGGACAGCGTCGTGCACAGCGGGCTTAGCTACCTTGTGGCAGCGGTAAATGCGGATAAGACCAGCATCGGCTATTCAGGTTTGCCGCGACGGCCATTGCAGGTAAAAGTCTTCTCCCACGCGTCGCGGTGGCGGAGAGTGGGTGGAACCGTAGCGGCGCTCGGTTGGAGCGCAGCCGGTTTCTGGGTGCTGAGGAGGCAAAAGTAG
- a CDS encoding tetratricopeptide repeat protein, translating to MKRTLNCRWLVVLALAAAFLAGCASTKAKKEPVTEEQFNLDELLGEKKPQAETTAKAEDEAEVLKLLGVTKEEKAAPAAAKATTPPAEAEASALQKQLESKDLEIAALRSEVARKADRIDELQRELRELKTAQAATGGPTATGYEGKYQQALQTYESKEYREAIAMFESLLAAQPNHKLADNCQYWIGECRYALGEYEQAIADFQKVFGLGDGNKSDAAQLKLGLCYLRLGDRLRAKEEFQRLLVEYPKSEFAPRAQSYLDKLQ from the coding sequence ATGAAACGGACGCTCAACTGCCGCTGGTTGGTTGTGCTCGCGCTGGCCGCGGCGTTCTTGGCGGGCTGCGCATCCACCAAGGCCAAGAAGGAGCCGGTCACCGAGGAACAGTTCAACCTGGACGAGCTGTTGGGGGAAAAGAAACCTCAGGCGGAGACCACCGCCAAAGCAGAGGACGAGGCGGAAGTACTGAAGCTGCTCGGGGTGACCAAGGAAGAGAAGGCAGCCCCTGCTGCCGCCAAGGCAACGACCCCGCCTGCTGAGGCGGAGGCCTCCGCGCTGCAGAAACAGCTGGAGAGCAAGGACCTCGAAATCGCTGCCCTCCGCTCGGAAGTAGCCAGGAAGGCAGATCGCATCGACGAGTTGCAGCGTGAACTCCGCGAGCTGAAGACAGCCCAGGCCGCCACCGGCGGCCCCACGGCCACCGGCTACGAAGGAAAGTACCAACAGGCTCTGCAGACCTATGAGAGCAAGGAGTACCGTGAGGCGATCGCCATGTTCGAGTCGCTCCTGGCTGCTCAGCCCAATCACAAGCTCGCCGATAACTGCCAGTACTGGATTGGCGAGTGCCGGTATGCCCTGGGCGAGTACGAGCAAGCCATAGCTGACTTCCAGAAGGTATTTGGCCTGGGCGACGGCAACAAGAGCGACGCGGCCCAGCTCAAGCTCGGCTTGTGCTACTTGCGGCTGGGCGACAGGTTACGCGCCAAGGAGGAGTTCCAACGCCTTCTGGTGGAGTACCCGAAGAGCGAGTTCGCGCCGCGCGCCCAAAGCTACTTGGATAAGCTGCAGTAG
- a CDS encoding MFS transporter — MRQEAQPSSAEGGRPARRAWLTRNVAALSGVSLLNDVSSEMIYPLLPLFLTSVLGAGPAFLGLVEAIAETTASLLKLFSGWLSDRLRRCKLLAVCGYGVSSIVRPLTALAAAPWHVLVVRFWDRVGKGVRTAPRDALLVASSPPASRGKAFGLQRAMDHLGAVLGPLIATFMLAALTTNVRTVFWCAAIPAALSMALLIAAVKEQVADKTATEVPRISWRQFDRRFLSYVGIVFLFALGNSSDMFLLLRASNLGVPAALVPTLWMVHHLVKSTTSLPGGSLSDRIGRKRVIVAGWLVYALTYGGFALAHRTWHIWGLFVLYGLYFGLTEGTEKALVADFVKAEQRGTAYGLFNFAVGIGALPASVLMGLLWQKFGPTVAFGLSAALAALSCLLLSVLRVPKLAHQH, encoded by the coding sequence ATGCGACAGGAAGCACAGCCATCCTCTGCCGAGGGGGGGCGCCCGGCGCGCCGTGCCTGGTTGACGCGTAATGTGGCAGCCCTCAGCGGCGTCAGCCTGTTGAATGACGTCAGCAGCGAGATGATCTACCCGCTGCTTCCCCTGTTTCTCACCAGCGTGCTCGGCGCCGGGCCTGCCTTTCTCGGCCTGGTGGAAGCAATTGCCGAGACGACAGCCAGCCTGCTTAAGCTTTTCTCTGGCTGGCTTTCCGACCGCCTGCGCCGGTGCAAGCTCCTGGCCGTGTGCGGCTACGGTGTCTCTTCCATAGTGCGTCCGCTCACGGCCCTGGCTGCTGCCCCCTGGCATGTGCTGGTGGTGCGCTTTTGGGATCGCGTGGGCAAAGGAGTGCGCACGGCTCCCCGCGATGCGCTCCTGGTCGCCTCCTCTCCCCCGGCAAGTCGGGGCAAAGCCTTTGGCTTGCAGAGGGCCATGGACCACCTGGGAGCAGTACTCGGACCGCTCATTGCCACCTTCATGTTGGCCGCCTTGACCACCAACGTCCGCACGGTCTTTTGGTGCGCCGCGATCCCGGCGGCGCTGAGCATGGCCCTGCTCATCGCCGCGGTGAAGGAACAGGTGGCCGACAAGACGGCCACTGAGGTACCCAGGATCAGCTGGCGTCAATTCGATCGCCGCTTCCTGTCCTACGTGGGCATCGTCTTCCTGTTCGCCCTGGGCAACTCCAGCGACATGTTCCTATTGCTGCGAGCCAGCAACCTCGGCGTGCCAGCGGCTCTGGTGCCCACCTTGTGGATGGTGCATCATCTGGTCAAGTCGACGACCTCGCTCCCCGGAGGGAGCTTGTCAGATCGCATCGGGCGCAAGAGGGTAATCGTCGCGGGCTGGTTGGTGTACGCGTTGACCTACGGCGGCTTTGCGCTCGCCCACCGCACCTGGCACATCTGGGGCCTGTTCGTGCTGTACGGGCTCTACTTCGGCCTCACCGAAGGCACCGAAAAGGCACTGGTCGCCGACTTTGTCAAGGCGGAACAACGCGGCACTGCTTACGGCTTGTTCAACTTCGCCGTGGGAATAGGGGCCTTGCCGGCCAGTGTGCTCATGGGACTCCTGTGGCAAAAATTCGGGCCGACGGTCGCCTTCGGCCTCAGCGCTGCCCTGGCGGCCCTTTCGTGCCTGCTCCTCTCAGTGCTGCGCGTGCCCAAGCTGGCTCACCAACATTGA
- a CDS encoding DUF5110 domain-containing protein has translation MVRFTLLSPTLARLEYSPTGAFIDQPSVVVINRKWPHVPAKQYEADGYRCLDGERLRIRYREGSGPFAPENLQVAYRHGDRWRTWRPGEHDPHNLGGTLHSLDGVSESSLPPLPAGILSRSGYYLLQDEHHTLLTADGWHTPRKGANAQDWYFFAYGDDYALALREYAQLTGPVPMLPRWAFAAWYSRYWPYSDRDLQEVVMRFRRENLPLEVLVIDVDWHLHGWEGYDWNPELFPHPEEFLAWLHAQGLKVTLNNHPGLLPPEESAYQEVVARLGTAHLGPDGSFTFNLALRYHAEVFMDLLHKPLHAQGVDFWWIDGAAASAPGLNGQMWTNKVYYDKTQTYTGKRALIFSRYGGHGSHRYPISFSGDTYSDWGVLRYEIAFTPTAGNVLVPYWTHDIGGFFGNRLDDELYVRWVQFGAFSPFLRLHSDHGIREPWRYSRAAQRVVRAFFHLRYRLLPYIYTYSRQVHEQALPLCRPLYLEWPHLQEAYAYRHQYLFGRELLVAPIDEPGEFGVAAKEIYFPPGTWVDLFTGRRIGGPKVAVWRTPLARMPLFARAGAIVPQAPLDMPREMLVVDVYTGAEGEFELYEDDGESLGYRDGAYRTTPIRYSMVAGQHCVDVGPARGTYQGAPASRAYLIRLLSLPRPKVVELDGQPLRHVRSKKALSASQGAWRYDRARHCIEVKTPLRDSSAPVKLAVHTHADAAYLDLLAAADRHVQLLSDLRQAAGQVAARGPLPDKLAALLTRAEQHRLHAGEGTVTTRQLHEALAAVEQDLRALAGEIACQDTVQSRRRVLEALFELVVCARAGEMHGDQAVLPIVCTFASGELAPPLRVTSTLRAPQEWLQGLQGPAVMSGELAPGGVFTAKFLLLAPSRFPVDRTTFKVDNRLHWNGNDFQYPAVFEFPATFLQAYHLIGPFDNADHQALDRADPPEREIDLAACYPGKSGPVHWQKWQWCPPRRTTGSVFINLRNTIYSGHDVAAYAVTDLHSPQDMEVLFALGSTGGYRLWVNGELVHVHRQQRSAVPGQDKVPARLRAGRNRVLIKSVHIGGSWGFFLEVTDLAGRPVPPLVNAYVE, from the coding sequence ATGGTGCGATTCACTTTGCTCTCGCCGACGCTGGCTCGTTTAGAGTACTCCCCCACTGGCGCCTTTATCGATCAGCCCTCCGTGGTGGTCATCAATCGGAAGTGGCCACATGTGCCGGCCAAGCAGTACGAGGCTGATGGGTATCGCTGCTTGGATGGGGAACGGCTGCGCATCCGCTACCGCGAAGGCTCCGGGCCCTTCGCACCGGAGAACCTGCAGGTCGCTTACCGCCACGGCGATCGCTGGCGCACCTGGCGGCCAGGCGAGCACGATCCCCACAACTTGGGCGGCACGCTGCACAGCCTGGATGGCGTCTCAGAAAGCAGTTTGCCCCCGCTGCCTGCCGGCATCCTCAGTCGCAGCGGCTACTATCTGCTCCAAGATGAACACCATACCTTGCTGACCGCAGATGGCTGGCACACGCCACGCAAAGGGGCCAACGCGCAGGATTGGTACTTTTTCGCCTACGGCGATGACTATGCCCTGGCCCTGAGGGAATATGCGCAGCTCACTGGCCCTGTGCCGATGCTCCCCCGCTGGGCGTTTGCCGCGTGGTACTCCCGGTACTGGCCTTACAGCGACCGCGACCTGCAAGAGGTCGTCATGCGCTTCCGCCGGGAAAATCTTCCACTGGAGGTGCTGGTCATCGACGTCGACTGGCACCTGCATGGCTGGGAGGGCTATGACTGGAACCCTGAGCTCTTTCCCCACCCGGAAGAATTCTTGGCGTGGCTCCACGCGCAAGGCCTGAAGGTGACGCTCAACAATCACCCCGGCTTGCTGCCGCCAGAGGAGAGCGCCTACCAGGAGGTAGTGGCCAGATTGGGCACGGCGCACCTGGGGCCTGATGGCTCATTCACGTTCAATCTCGCGCTCCGTTACCACGCGGAGGTCTTTATGGACCTGTTGCACAAGCCCTTGCACGCGCAGGGAGTCGACTTCTGGTGGATTGACGGGGCAGCAGCCTCGGCACCGGGACTGAACGGGCAGATGTGGACCAACAAGGTCTACTACGACAAGACCCAGACGTACACCGGCAAGCGGGCGCTCATCTTCAGTCGCTATGGAGGCCACGGCTCGCACCGCTACCCCATCTCCTTTTCTGGCGACACTTACTCGGACTGGGGCGTGCTCCGTTATGAGATTGCCTTCACACCCACTGCCGGCAATGTCTTGGTCCCTTATTGGACACACGACATAGGCGGCTTCTTCGGCAACAGGCTGGATGACGAACTCTACGTGCGGTGGGTGCAGTTCGGGGCTTTCAGCCCATTTCTGCGCTTGCATAGTGACCATGGCATTCGCGAGCCGTGGCGGTACAGCCGCGCTGCACAGCGTGTCGTACGCGCCTTCTTCCATTTGCGCTACCGGCTACTCCCTTACATCTACACTTACTCCCGGCAGGTCCACGAGCAAGCCTTGCCTCTGTGCCGGCCTCTCTACCTCGAGTGGCCCCACCTCCAGGAAGCGTACGCTTACCGTCACCAGTACCTCTTCGGGCGCGAGCTGCTGGTAGCTCCCATTGACGAGCCTGGAGAGTTCGGCGTGGCCGCCAAGGAGATCTACTTCCCGCCGGGCACATGGGTGGACCTGTTCACCGGCAGGCGAATTGGCGGACCCAAGGTGGCGGTCTGGCGTACGCCTTTGGCACGGATGCCCCTTTTCGCCCGCGCGGGGGCCATCGTGCCCCAGGCGCCCCTGGACATGCCGCGCGAGATGCTGGTCGTCGACGTTTACACCGGAGCCGAGGGCGAGTTCGAACTGTACGAAGACGACGGGGAATCCCTCGGCTACCGCGACGGTGCATACCGCACAACGCCAATACGCTATTCGATGGTAGCTGGCCAGCACTGCGTGGATGTGGGCCCTGCGCGGGGAACGTACCAGGGCGCTCCTGCAAGTCGCGCGTACCTGATCCGGCTACTTTCCCTTCCTCGACCAAAGGTGGTCGAGCTCGATGGCCAGCCCCTCCGGCACGTGCGAAGCAAGAAGGCCCTGTCCGCGAGCCAAGGGGCCTGGCGTTATGACAGGGCCAGGCACTGCATCGAAGTCAAAACGCCACTCCGCGACTCCTCGGCGCCCGTCAAGCTCGCCGTGCACACGCATGCGGATGCCGCTTACCTCGATCTCCTGGCCGCGGCCGACCGGCACGTGCAGCTCCTTTCCGACCTTCGCCAAGCGGCTGGGCAGGTAGCCGCTCGCGGACCTCTTCCGGACAAGCTCGCCGCCTTGCTCACCCGGGCAGAGCAGCACCGGCTGCACGCCGGAGAAGGCACCGTGACCACGAGGCAGTTGCACGAGGCCCTGGCAGCCGTGGAACAGGACTTGCGCGCCCTGGCGGGCGAAATTGCCTGCCAGGACACAGTGCAGAGCCGACGGCGAGTGCTCGAGGCGCTCTTTGAGTTGGTGGTCTGTGCCCGCGCCGGCGAGATGCATGGCGACCAGGCAGTTCTGCCCATCGTCTGCACCTTTGCCTCCGGCGAATTAGCGCCCCCGCTGCGGGTCACCAGCACCTTGCGCGCCCCCCAGGAATGGCTGCAAGGGCTGCAGGGGCCAGCGGTCATGAGCGGGGAACTTGCCCCCGGTGGTGTGTTCACCGCAAAGTTTCTGCTGCTGGCGCCATCTCGTTTCCCGGTGGACAGAACCACCTTCAAGGTGGACAATCGCCTGCATTGGAACGGCAACGACTTTCAGTACCCGGCAGTCTTCGAGTTCCCCGCCACCTTCCTGCAGGCCTACCACCTCATTGGGCCGTTCGACAACGCAGATCATCAGGCCCTTGACCGCGCAGACCCGCCGGAACGGGAGATCGACCTTGCTGCCTGCTACCCTGGCAAGTCAGGACCGGTGCACTGGCAGAAGTGGCAGTGGTGCCCGCCGCGGCGCACCACCGGCTCAGTGTTCATCAACTTGCGTAACACCATCTACTCCGGCCACGACGTGGCAGCCTACGCGGTGACCGATCTGCACAGCCCGCAGGACATGGAGGTCCTCTTCGCGCTTGGCTCAACTGGCGGCTACCGCCTGTGGGTCAATGGCGAGCTCGTCCATGTGCATCGCCAGCAGCGCTCCGCAGTGCCAGGGCAAGACAAAGTCCCGGCCCGACTGCGCGCTGGGCGGAATCGGGTGCTCATCAAGTCCGTGCATATTGGTGGGAGCTGGGGCTTCTTCCTGGAGGTGACCGACCTGGCAGGGAGGCCTGTCCCCCCCTTGGTAAACGCCTACGTGGAGTGA
- a CDS encoding SMC family ATPase: MVIQTLRLRNYRRFRTLELEFPENVIGIIGRNGVGKTTIVEALGWALYGNRVKRTDKTDIRSQFASPKEVCAAELLFTCGGEHYRIVRQLRGKDAIAEAAAYRGAAEAPVAVLDTGVTEFIENLLGLDYQSFFASVFAQQKELDALSRLKTPAERLKCINRLINIDLVDRARELARQDWRDRSKYVEGLRKGLKDEALLRQNLAQAAAALQEKRRSEETAKAALAAAKEALHRAKNKLDALSATRDRFMQLSSRRESLTQRLAEAEQSLRRARGDLATIDEAAEKLRKIAPLFDEIARVRPEKERMDSAAREAAMLQAKKEELARLRPQMAELQRKLADLREKAATLQQLGTDLQQARTKISHLEKEVEQAEEQLRQVAADREAIAAKGREVRGKREQVEKLGPSGPCPVCTRPLGEQHAAVLHRYDEELKQLREEYHARQQQEELAKQGLAQLKRQLTEMREAERGLALREQSAAEAARQLQEVERQLTQWDQHGARLEEEIASLSKVQYDQTTHQALKRRLDELLEVEKEASALRAEARRRERVAAEISRLEASVQDLTAQLAEVEQDLAGVAFDEDQYRQAQQLVERCSQEQDQQQEAHTQVREERAALEKGHKDLVADLEEHRRQVQEIATAEEEMHYLELLDHHFDCFRQELANRLRPLIASRASELLRLTTEGRYSLLELDEDYTIRLYDGTTPYQLERFSGGEQDLTNLCLRIAISQVVAERSGVTPMNLMVLDEIFGSQDEQRRQLILSALNQLSTRFRQIFIITHIEDVRDSLPVVIGVEQENEQESVARFL, encoded by the coding sequence ATGGTGATCCAAACTCTGCGCTTACGCAACTACCGGCGATTCCGCACGCTGGAACTGGAGTTTCCGGAAAACGTGATCGGCATCATCGGCCGCAATGGCGTGGGCAAGACCACCATCGTCGAGGCCCTGGGCTGGGCCCTGTATGGCAACCGCGTCAAACGCACCGACAAGACCGACATCCGCTCGCAGTTTGCCTCCCCCAAGGAGGTCTGCGCTGCGGAGTTGCTGTTCACCTGCGGGGGTGAGCACTACCGCATAGTGCGGCAGCTGCGGGGAAAGGACGCCATTGCCGAAGCGGCGGCATATCGCGGTGCAGCAGAGGCGCCGGTTGCCGTGCTAGACACCGGCGTGACCGAATTCATCGAGAACCTGCTCGGCCTGGACTACCAGTCCTTCTTCGCTTCGGTCTTTGCCCAACAGAAGGAGCTCGATGCTCTCTCCCGCCTGAAGACTCCTGCCGAGCGCCTGAAGTGCATCAACCGGCTGATCAACATCGACCTGGTGGATCGCGCACGGGAGCTGGCACGCCAGGACTGGCGAGATCGCAGCAAATACGTTGAGGGCTTACGCAAAGGCCTCAAGGACGAGGCTCTGCTCCGCCAGAACCTTGCCCAGGCTGCGGCCGCCCTTCAGGAAAAGCGCCGATCAGAGGAAACGGCAAAGGCGGCACTCGCTGCGGCAAAAGAGGCCTTGCACCGCGCCAAGAACAAGCTCGACGCCCTCAGCGCCACGCGCGATCGCTTCATGCAGCTATCCTCCCGCCGCGAATCCTTGACTCAGCGACTGGCCGAGGCGGAGCAATCCCTGCGAAGGGCACGAGGTGACCTTGCCACCATCGACGAGGCAGCCGAAAAGCTCAGGAAGATTGCCCCGCTGTTCGACGAGATAGCACGCGTCCGTCCCGAGAAGGAGCGGATGGACAGCGCCGCAAGAGAAGCCGCCATGCTCCAGGCAAAGAAGGAGGAGCTCGCCCGCCTCCGCCCGCAGATGGCTGAACTCCAGCGAAAACTTGCCGATCTCCGGGAGAAAGCCGCCACTCTGCAGCAGTTGGGCACCGACCTCCAGCAGGCCCGCACAAAGATTTCCCACCTGGAGAAGGAAGTTGAGCAGGCCGAGGAGCAACTCCGCCAGGTGGCTGCGGACCGGGAGGCAATCGCTGCCAAGGGCCGGGAGGTGCGCGGCAAACGTGAGCAGGTAGAAAAGCTCGGCCCCTCGGGCCCCTGCCCGGTGTGCACCCGTCCCCTCGGTGAGCAGCACGCGGCCGTGTTGCACAGATACGATGAGGAGCTGAAGCAGCTCCGCGAGGAATACCACGCTCGCCAACAACAGGAAGAGCTGGCCAAGCAAGGCCTTGCACAACTGAAGCGGCAACTGACGGAAATGCGGGAGGCCGAACGCGGGCTTGCGCTCCGGGAGCAATCTGCTGCAGAAGCGGCACGCCAGCTCCAGGAGGTTGAGCGACAACTGACACAGTGGGATCAGCACGGCGCGCGCTTGGAGGAGGAAATCGCCTCCTTGAGTAAAGTGCAGTACGACCAGACCACGCATCAAGCGCTCAAGCGGCGCCTGGATGAACTTCTCGAGGTAGAGAAAGAGGCATCCGCACTCCGTGCCGAGGCGCGGCGGCGCGAAAGGGTGGCGGCGGAAATCTCCCGCCTCGAAGCGAGCGTTCAGGACCTCACTGCACAACTTGCAGAAGTGGAACAAGACTTGGCCGGTGTCGCTTTTGACGAGGACCAGTACCGGCAGGCGCAACAGCTGGTCGAGCGGTGCTCACAGGAACAGGACCAACAGCAGGAAGCACACACCCAGGTGCGCGAAGAGCGGGCTGCCCTGGAGAAAGGACACAAGGACCTTGTTGCTGACCTCGAGGAGCACCGCCGCCAGGTACAAGAAATCGCAACCGCTGAGGAGGAAATGCACTACCTCGAGCTTCTGGACCACCACTTCGACTGCTTCCGGCAGGAGCTTGCCAACCGCCTTCGCCCCCTGATTGCCAGTCGCGCCTCCGAGCTCTTGCGCCTGACCACCGAAGGCCGCTATTCCCTCCTTGAGCTGGACGAGGACTACACCATCCGCCTTTATGACGGAACGACCCCCTACCAGTTGGAGCGCTTTTCCGGAGGCGAACAGGACCTCACCAACCTCTGCCTGCGCATAGCCATCAGCCAGGTTGTGGCCGAGCGCAGCGGGGTCACCCCGATGAACCTTATGGTGCTGGACGAGATCTTTGGCTCCCAGGACGAGCAGCGCCGCCAGCTGATTCTCAGCGCCCTCAATCAGCTCTCCACGCGCTTCCGGCAGATCTTCATCATCACCCACATCGAGGACGTGCGGGACAGCCTGCCCGTGGTCATCGGCGTTGAGCAAGAAAACGAACAGGAAAGTGTGGCCCGCTTCCTTTAG
- a CDS encoding flippase-like domain-containing protein gives MARAGNRWKMLVGVALSVLFLWVAFRKVDVHRMQEAFREADYWYLLPGVAVLFVAHWLRALRWRYLLDPIKRVHVWPLFSALMVGYFANTLLPAHLGELVRAYVIGRREKISGSAAFATIALERVIDMLSLLLITALTLTLKPFPRTVAIPDEVTTSGYLMFLATALLFAFLLFLKMRTEIALRLVGLPLRPLGRRLAERGQRLLRDFVTGLVPLARPSDYLVVALTSGLVWAGYLVNLYCVILAFGLSAYGVGLSAALVVLVITTISIVVPSSPGYVGTYHYLAVLSLSLFGVDKSTALSFAVVAHATAVLTVTLVGMACAWKEGVTITTMSHREELAAAGQSATEVAKG, from the coding sequence GTGGCACGCGCGGGAAATCGGTGGAAGATGCTGGTGGGCGTGGCGCTCAGCGTGCTGTTTCTCTGGGTGGCCTTTCGCAAGGTCGATGTGCACAGGATGCAGGAGGCCTTTCGCGAGGCGGACTACTGGTACCTGCTGCCAGGGGTGGCGGTGCTGTTTGTGGCGCATTGGTTACGGGCGCTGCGCTGGCGCTACCTGCTGGATCCCATTAAGCGCGTGCACGTCTGGCCACTCTTTTCCGCGCTGATGGTGGGCTATTTTGCCAACACGCTCCTGCCTGCCCACCTAGGCGAGCTGGTGCGCGCCTACGTCATCGGCCGCCGCGAGAAGATCTCCGGCAGCGCGGCCTTTGCCACTATCGCCTTAGAGCGGGTTATCGACATGCTGTCGTTGCTGCTCATCACCGCCCTCACTTTGACACTCAAGCCGTTTCCGCGCACGGTGGCCATACCCGACGAGGTGACCACCAGCGGCTACCTTATGTTCCTCGCCACCGCACTGCTTTTTGCCTTCTTGCTCTTTCTCAAGATGAGGACAGAGATCGCGTTACGCCTTGTCGGGCTGCCGCTGCGCCCATTGGGTCGGCGACTGGCAGAACGGGGGCAGCGGCTGCTGCGCGACTTTGTCACGGGCCTGGTCCCCCTTGCGCGACCCTCGGACTACCTCGTGGTGGCACTGACCTCTGGGCTGGTGTGGGCGGGCTATTTGGTGAACCTATACTGTGTGATTCTCGCCTTCGGTCTGTCGGCTTACGGGGTGGGACTTTCTGCGGCGCTGGTGGTCTTGGTAATCACTACCATCAGCATTGTCGTCCCCTCCTCGCCCGGGTATGTGGGCACCTACCACTACTTGGCGGTGCTTTCGCTCAGCCTGTTTGGCGTGGACAAGAGCACGGCGCTGAGCTTTGCGGTGGTTGCGCACGCCACTGCCGTGCTCACCGTCACTCTGGTCGGCATGGCATGCGCCTGGAAGGAAGGGGTGACCATAACCACCATGTCGCATCGCGAGGAGCTTGCCGCCGCGGGCCAGTCTGCGACCGAGGTTGCTAAGGGCTAA
- the ychF gene encoding redox-regulated ATPase YchF has product MRIGIVGLPLSGKTTLFNALTRGHVKVDSFLGAKEEAHVGVVKVPDPRLDFLAQLFQPKKVTATTVEYVDVAGLEKGVSKKSGLGDQLLGRLRTVDALLVVLRLFADAQVLHPEGSIDARRDFSILHTEFVLSDLSIVEHRLEKLRKSVLKTHSLEEQQELQLMERCLEELENERPLRALILSHEEERLARPYQFLTLKPLLIVLNLGEEQIPDAQAIVASHADMAGGPWCAMDAVSAKLEMEIAQLAPEDAQVFSEEMGLKEPAMFRLVRTSYELLRLVTFFTYVSEEVRAWTIPRGTTAKLAAGAVHTDIERGFIRAEVVSYADLNAHGSLARCRELGLLRLEGKDYIVQDGDVITFRFHV; this is encoded by the coding sequence GTGCGGATAGGCATTGTCGGTTTGCCACTGTCAGGGAAGACCACCCTGTTCAACGCCCTTACCAGGGGGCATGTCAAGGTGGACAGCTTCCTGGGGGCCAAGGAGGAGGCGCACGTCGGCGTCGTCAAAGTGCCCGATCCGCGCCTGGACTTTCTGGCGCAACTGTTCCAACCGAAGAAGGTGACCGCCACCACTGTCGAGTACGTTGATGTGGCCGGCCTCGAGAAGGGCGTGAGCAAGAAGAGCGGTCTCGGCGACCAGCTGCTGGGCAGGCTGCGCACCGTGGATGCCTTACTGGTGGTGCTGCGCTTGTTCGCCGATGCGCAGGTCCTACATCCGGAAGGGAGCATCGACGCGCGGCGGGACTTTTCCATCCTCCACACGGAGTTTGTGCTTTCGGACCTGAGCATCGTGGAGCATCGCCTGGAAAAGCTTCGCAAGAGCGTATTGAAGACGCATAGCCTGGAAGAACAACAGGAGCTGCAGCTCATGGAGCGCTGCCTCGAAGAGCTGGAAAATGAGCGCCCCTTGCGCGCCCTCATCCTGAGCCATGAAGAAGAGCGCCTGGCGCGGCCCTATCAATTCCTCACCCTGAAGCCGCTCCTCATCGTGCTCAACCTCGGCGAAGAGCAGATACCTGATGCTCAGGCCATCGTCGCCTCCCATGCCGACATGGCAGGTGGGCCATGGTGCGCAATGGATGCAGTCTCTGCAAAGCTGGAAATGGAGATTGCCCAGCTGGCGCCTGAAGATGCACAGGTCTTCTCAGAGGAAATGGGCCTTAAGGAGCCGGCCATGTTTCGCCTGGTGCGCACGTCATACGAGCTGCTGCGCTTGGTGACGTTCTTCACCTATGTGAGCGAGGAGGTGCGCGCCTGGACAATCCCCCGGGGCACGACCGCCAAGCTGGCCGCGGGAGCGGTGCACACCGATATCGAGCGGGGCTTCATCCGCGCCGAGGTGGTCAGCTACGCGGATCTCAACGCGCACGGTTCTCTGGCCCGCTGCCGCGAGCTGGGGCTCCTGCGCCTGGAAGGGAAGGACTACATTGTGCAAGATGGCGATGTCATCACCTTCCGCTTCCACGTGTAG